Proteins encoded in a region of the Zea mays cultivar B73 chromosome 4, Zm-B73-REFERENCE-NAM-5.0, whole genome shotgun sequence genome:
- the LOC100501846 gene encoding putative RING zinc finger domain superfamily protein, with amino-acid sequence MGAGSSRADAPSRRRARLGLGGCFGTRSSSSPAAAAEAHDGGSFTLAGSSSSSAIEVQSGRPVRALNFQASLAAKDLQISTASSPRLHSSSSTISHHLRFNHLNCHENKEDGLGTENAETSGLESSSRKAVMVRGSFSNEAVNSDMSGEGISFIGSELENIPSTVSTNETGGSAAESGLGPSLMASERIMSDLEGEVSPQGTSSTTAMTSERSDVSQASLTSMFPNSSIASSVIVEPMPDPISTRADVPIFSGPHGEPGGSILHDDMMSIFSNDGLGRSRDSSSSETRRSHRRILWDTFSRRGSRGYPEFDADDLGFYSTWLDLGDDIFEELGESRYFHRRRHGSIRIREHRRAVFDSGNEQGTAACPLGIHQTGRCTCDSFLVAEESSARASISRIVMLTEALFEVLDEIHRQPASLSLSMVSVQAPESVVNSLPCKSYKKLEAPQRSDDMEQCHICLTEYEDGDQIRILPCKHEFHLQCVDKWLKEIHRVCPLCRGDVCEVAS; translated from the exons ATGGGCGCCGGGAGCAGCCGCGCGGACGCGCCGTCGCGGCGCCGGGcgcgcctcggcctcggagggtgCTTCGGGACCCGATCCTCCTCctccccagccgccgccgccgaagcgcacgacggcgggAGCTTCACCTTGGCCGGGTCCTCCTCCTCCAGCGCTATCGAG GTACAATCAGGGCGACCAGTACGTGCCCTGAATTTTCAGGCTTCTCTAGCTGCTAAGGATCTCCAGATTTCCACCGCGTCAAGTCCAAGGCTGCATTCCTCTTCAAGTACCATAAGCCATCACCTCAGATTCAATCACCTCAATTGCCATGAAAACAAGgaagatggcctggggactgaaAATGCTGAAACAAGTGGCCTTGAAAGCTCATCTAGGAAGGCTGTCATGGTTAGGGGAAGTTTCAGTAATGAAGCTGTTAATAGTGATATGTCAGGAGAAGGgataagttttataggatcagagCTGGAAAATATTCCTAGCACAGTCTCCACTAATGAAACTGGTGGCTCAGCCGCTGAATCTGGTTTGGGCCCCTCATTGATGGCATCTGAAAGGATCATGTCTGACTTAGAAGGAGAGGTATCTCCGCAAGGGACCTCATCCACAACTGCCATGACAAGTGAAAGATCAGATGTATCTCAAGCTAGCTTAACATCTATGTTTCCTAACTCTTCAATTGCATCATCTGTGATTGTGGAACCAATGCCAGATCCAATCTCTACCAGGGCAGATGTCCCCATATTCAGTGGGCCACATGGTGAGCCTGGAGGGAGTATATTACATGATGACATGATGAGCATTTTCTCAAATGACGGTCTAGGACGCTCTAGGGATTCTAGCAGCAGTGAAACAAGGAGGAGTCACAGAAGGATTCTATGGGACACGTTTTCCAGGCGTGGCTCAAGAGGTTATCCAGAATTTGATGCTGATGACCTCGGATTTTACAGCACATGGCTAGACCTTGGTGATGACATTTTTGAAGAGTTGGGGGAATCAAGATATTTTCATCGCAGGCGACATGGTTCGATCAGA ATTAGGGAGCATCGCCGTGCTGTTTTTGATAGTGGTAATGAACAAGGCACTGCTGCATGTCCTTTGGGGATTCATCAAACTGGCCGATGCACATGTGATTCTTTCTTGGTTGCTGAAGAATCTAGTGCCCGAGCAAGTATATCAAGAATTGTCATGTTAACTGAAGCGTTATTTGAG GTGTTGGATGAAATTCACCGTCAACCTGCATCACTTTCACTTTCCATGGTCTCTGTTCAGGCTCCTGAATCTGTAGTCAATTCGTTGCCGTGCAAGAGCTACAAAAAGCTAGAGGCACCCCAACGCAGTGATGATATGGAACA GTGCCATATCTGCCTAACTGAATATGAGGATGGAGACCAGATACGAATTCTTCCTTGCAAGCACGAGTTCCACCTGCAATGTGTTGACAAATGGCTGAAAGAAATACACAG GGTGTGCCCTCTGTGCCGCGGAGACGTCTGCGAAGTCGCCTCGTGA
- the LOC100501846 gene encoding putative RING zinc finger domain superfamily protein isoform X1, which translates to MGAGSSRADAPSRRRARLGLGGCFGTRSSSSPAAAAEAHDGGSFTLAGSSSSSAIEVQSGRPVRALNFQASLAAKDLQISTASSPRLHSSSSTISHHLRFNHLNCHENKEDGLGTENAETSGLESSSRKAVMVRGSFSNEAVNSDMSGEGISFIGSELENIPSTVSTNETGGSAAESGLGPSLMASERIMSDLEGEVSPQGTSSTTAMTSERSDVSQASLTSMFPNSSIASSVIVEPMPDPISTRADVPIFSGPHGEPGGSILHDDMMSIFSNDGLGRSRDSSSSETRRSHRRILWDTFSRRGSRGYPEFDADDLGFYSTWLDLGDDIFEELGESRYFHRRRHGSIRVSQYSRSRIREHRRAVFDSGNEQGTAACPLGIHQTGRCTCDSFLVAEESSARASISRIVMLTEALFEVLDEIHRQPASLSLSMVSVQAPESVVNSLPCKSYKKLEAPQRSDDMEQCHICLTEYEDGDQIRILPCKHEFHLQCVDKWLKEIHRVCPLCRGDVCEVAS; encoded by the exons ATGGGCGCCGGGAGCAGCCGCGCGGACGCGCCGTCGCGGCGCCGGGcgcgcctcggcctcggagggtgCTTCGGGACCCGATCCTCCTCctccccagccgccgccgccgaagcgcacgacggcgggAGCTTCACCTTGGCCGGGTCCTCCTCCTCCAGCGCTATCGAG GTACAATCAGGGCGACCAGTACGTGCCCTGAATTTTCAGGCTTCTCTAGCTGCTAAGGATCTCCAGATTTCCACCGCGTCAAGTCCAAGGCTGCATTCCTCTTCAAGTACCATAAGCCATCACCTCAGATTCAATCACCTCAATTGCCATGAAAACAAGgaagatggcctggggactgaaAATGCTGAAACAAGTGGCCTTGAAAGCTCATCTAGGAAGGCTGTCATGGTTAGGGGAAGTTTCAGTAATGAAGCTGTTAATAGTGATATGTCAGGAGAAGGgataagttttataggatcagagCTGGAAAATATTCCTAGCACAGTCTCCACTAATGAAACTGGTGGCTCAGCCGCTGAATCTGGTTTGGGCCCCTCATTGATGGCATCTGAAAGGATCATGTCTGACTTAGAAGGAGAGGTATCTCCGCAAGGGACCTCATCCACAACTGCCATGACAAGTGAAAGATCAGATGTATCTCAAGCTAGCTTAACATCTATGTTTCCTAACTCTTCAATTGCATCATCTGTGATTGTGGAACCAATGCCAGATCCAATCTCTACCAGGGCAGATGTCCCCATATTCAGTGGGCCACATGGTGAGCCTGGAGGGAGTATATTACATGATGACATGATGAGCATTTTCTCAAATGACGGTCTAGGACGCTCTAGGGATTCTAGCAGCAGTGAAACAAGGAGGAGTCACAGAAGGATTCTATGGGACACGTTTTCCAGGCGTGGCTCAAGAGGTTATCCAGAATTTGATGCTGATGACCTCGGATTTTACAGCACATGGCTAGACCTTGGTGATGACATTTTTGAAGAGTTGGGGGAATCAAGATATTTTCATCGCAGGCGACATGGTTCGATCAGAGTAAGCCAGTATTCAAGATCCCGG ATTAGGGAGCATCGCCGTGCTGTTTTTGATAGTGGTAATGAACAAGGCACTGCTGCATGTCCTTTGGGGATTCATCAAACTGGCCGATGCACATGTGATTCTTTCTTGGTTGCTGAAGAATCTAGTGCCCGAGCAAGTATATCAAGAATTGTCATGTTAACTGAAGCGTTATTTGAG GTGTTGGATGAAATTCACCGTCAACCTGCATCACTTTCACTTTCCATGGTCTCTGTTCAGGCTCCTGAATCTGTAGTCAATTCGTTGCCGTGCAAGAGCTACAAAAAGCTAGAGGCACCCCAACGCAGTGATGATATGGAACA GTGCCATATCTGCCTAACTGAATATGAGGATGGAGACCAGATACGAATTCTTCCTTGCAAGCACGAGTTCCACCTGCAATGTGTTGACAAATGGCTGAAAGAAATACACAG GGTGTGCCCTCTGTGCCGCGGAGACGTCTGCGAAGTCGCCTCGTGA